The following are encoded in a window of Candida dubliniensis CD36 chromosome 4, complete sequence genomic DNA:
- a CDS encoding autophagy-related protein, putative (Similar to S. cerevisiae ATG11;~In S. cerevisiae: peripheral membrane protein required for delivery of aminopeptidase I (Lap4p) to the vacuole in the cytoplasm-to-vacuole targeting pathway; also required for peroxisomal degradation (pexophagy);~sequence similarity with experimentally-verified autophagy-related protein is weak - possible transitive annotation errors), translating to MSEISYLSINNAHNGVIIKIPKPVRFHTLSEFKKYIQQSYSIDSVDNIFLLTTFGIKLNYNLINEISEVFVYDKRLFTNIVDHSLIDQYTQLTFRVNEPTHSPLLKNNVGFLKHNLSSNLKINQGWARIIAQDGELMDQYCRELIQQINVIFKCLNTIFQFATNFTNEIEKNFTNFFNYVKLINYKTLHKSWTANYKNLKTFPTFKIDNKSIKLSDFLEVDRLQSFADYIGKFLPLIVSKLNELKQVIETVNEEKLTVDKFIETSRNDSISKFKHVNISNMLHQLQAGLQQLTDDIDNLQYRNTDEIYRLHRDKLSVSIYDSAKDIYKNLNDLQQFKTKLTKTSLKAFNTIANLQMKMVGVKTEMRKITTEDEAATGTENSKGDVTYKTISNVKKYEDYLSLTIDLPLIFGFSLIEERRQFEWYDFYSKGVVNNVSEQLSTIIEHEKVFRGIWYKKFGTLLSLINDEPLTPPSLPNIDVTLVGNRQNNFSILYDDLKIERDDIINYISLIETTNTPRNFVTLLNKNFKDLIASTNNMKKVTKVISSLSTYTTNSADDKSKSLHEEGTDEEIDFDLNLIKGLKSRIKKLENLLHQQQFKNLNNWPVIRNVSSMTNDNRQSTIIQPRVVSPAKTNPTQLLSRNPSTKENTNTTTNIHNNHHQQQSEVLDSSVIDKHLDNIRLKKLNNELQTKNTELENQINQKNETIMQQRKEIEDIKLANDKKVDELMKKLQEKDEEYQSLKSENKLISNEVDSLTNKLELSNNRNNELETKISEYNQTVAATSKEVADLNKNVSNLRSELGDAMHMKNDLLSNLSSKEAEFTKERNQFNNDLKTLQLKLDEVNEDYENLMELTQAKQKKHDLIINDLNNVIINLMNDIKKTLLSVFEYFLEYCLVLESMGLLLVKEDKIYKIKRVKGLKSKKTIGDGDMSIISNGTPSSKVIEEIEHEISIVNNIPPISSILPDSYSSGTESDSVVDRYNDQSMKLISTFNQLFKFNNENENENRIDHILNILAFKNNVQLQEDSINDTRFFLNAISKRFRDVEGFAKRQAKDNKLKEQEQRKLIHRLNSKISVNGFQEKDLVLFLPTRIDRPNGENTPSNEKIQPWAAFNIGAPHYFLKTEQTKNKEWIIGRVKKITEHKVTEENLQSLESNPFQLSVNVTWYLVEADEE from the coding sequence aTGTCTGAGATATCGTATTTGAGCATAAATAATGCTCATAATGGAgtaataatcaaaatccCCAAACCCGTACGATTTCACACTTTATCAGAATTCAAAAAGTACATTCAACAATCATATCTGATAGATAGTGTTGACAATATATTTCTATTGACTACGTTTGGAATTAAACTCAATTACAATTTAATCAATGAAATTAGTGAAGTGTTTGTTTACGACAAGAGATTATTTACAAATATAGTGGATCATTCATTAATCGATCAATATACACAATTAACTTTCCGTGTTAATGAACCCACACACTCACCATTGCTTAAAAATAATGTTGGCTTTTTGAAACACAATCTATCCAGCAATTTAAAGATCAATCAAGGATGGGCAAGAATTATTGCTCAAGATGGTGAATTAATGGATCAATACTGTCGAGAACTCattcaacaaataaatgtcattttcaaatgttTAAATacaatatttcaatttgcCACAAATTTCACTAATGAAATTGAGAAAAACTtcaccaattttttcaactaTGTTAAGTTGATCAACTATAAAACTTTACATAAATCATGGACAGCAAACTATAAGAACTTGAAAACATTCCCCACtttcaaaattgacaaCAAAAGTATCAAATTAAGTGATTTCTTAGAAGTTGATAGGCTACAGTCGTTTGCTGATTATATTGGGAAATTTTTGCCATTGATTGTGagtaaattaaatgaattaaagCAAGTTATAGAAACTGTCAACGAAGAGAAATTGACTGTGGACAAGTTTATTGAGACCTCCCGCAACGACTCTATAAGCAAGTTTAAACATGTCAATATTCTGAACATGTTGCATCAATTACAAGCGGGTTTACAACAATTGactgatgatattgataatctACAGTATAGAAATACCGATGAAATATATCGGTTGCATCGAGATAAGCTTTCtgtttcaatttatgaTAGTGCTAAAGATATTTACAAAAACTTGAATGACTTGCAACAATTCAAAACCAAACTTACTAAAACTAGTTTAAAGGCATTTAATACTATTGCCAATTTGCAAATGAAAATGGTAGGTGTTAAAACTGAGATGAGGAAAATAACAACTGAAGATGAAGCTGCCACTGGAACTGAAAATTCAAAGGGAGATGTAACGTATAAAACAATTAGTAATGTCAAAAAGTATGAAGACTATTTGTCCTTGACTATTGATTTGCCTTTGATATTTGGGTTTTCCCTTATAGAAGAAAGACGACAGTTTGAATGGTACGATTTTTACTCAAAAGGAGTTGTAAACAATGTCAGTGAACAactatcaacaattatagAGCATGAAAAAGTGTTTCGTGGGATTTGgtataaaaaatttggtaCCTTGTTGTCActaattaatgatgaacCTTTAACTCCTCCTTCTCTCCCCAACATTGATGTCACACTTGTTGGTAATAGACAGAATAATTTCAGTATACTTtatgatgatttaaaaattgaaagggatgatattatcaattacaTTTCTTTGATTGAAACAACCAATACACCCAGAAACTTTGTCACTTTGTTAAATAAGAACTTTAAAGATTTGATAGCATCTACTAATAATATGAAAAAAGTCACTAAAGTTATATCATCCCTCAGCACATATACCACGAATTCAGCTGATGATAAACTGAAATCATTACACGAAGAAGGaactgatgaagaaattgattttgatttgaacTTGATAAAAGGATTGAAGTCaagaataaagaaattagaGAATTTGTTACACCAGCAAcaattcaagaatttaaacaattggcCAGTTATTAGAAATGTATCCAGCATGACTAACGATAACAGACAAAGCACAATTATTCAACCAAGAGTAGTATCACCAGCCAAAACAAACCCTACACAATTATTGCTGCGGAATCCATCAACTAAGGAAAATAcaaacaccaccaccaatattcataataatcatcatcaacagcAATCTGAAGTATTGGATTCGTCTGTAATTGACAAACATCTCGATAATATTAGattgaagaagttgaatAATGAATTGCAGACGAAAAATACCGAGCTTGAAAACCAGATCAACCAAAAGAATGAAACCATTATGCAACAACGAAAAGAGATAGAAGATATAAAATTGGCGAATGACAAAaaagttgatgaattaatgaaaaagttACAGGAGAAAGATGAGGAATATCAGCTGCTTAAACtggaaaataaattaataagtAATGAAGTCGACAGCCTCACCAACAAGCTTGAACTAAGTAATAACCGGaataatgaattggaaACAAAGATATCTGAATACAATCAGACAGTTGCAGCAACTAGTAAAGAAGTTGCTGATTTGAACAAGAATGTGTCGAATTTGCGTTCTGAGCTAGGTGACGCTATGCATATGAAAAATGATCTTTTATCAAATCTATCTTCCAAAGAAGCCGAATTTACTAAAGAACgcaatcaatttaataatgatttgaaaactctacaattgaaattggatGAAGTCAATGAAGATTATGAAAATCTTATGGAATTGACTCAAGCAAAGCAAAAGAAGCatgatttgataataaatgatttgaataatgTGATCATTAATCTTATGAATGATATCAAGAAAACATTATTGAgtgtttttgaatattttttggAATATTGTTTGGTTTTAGAATCTATGGGGTTGTTATTGGTTAAAGAAGataaaatttacaaaatcaaaCGTGTCAAGGGGttaaaatccaaaaaaacaattggtgatggtgataTGCTGATAATTTCCAATGGTACTCCAAGTTCCAAAGTTATCGAAGAGATTGAACATGAAATAAGCATTGTTAATAATATACCACCTATAAGCTCTATTCTCCCAGATAGTTATTCATCTGGAACTGAGAGTGATTCCGTTGTTGATAGATATAATGACCAATCgatgaaattaatttccACATTCAACCAGTTGTTTAAGTTTAACAACGagaatgaaaatgaaaatagaattgatcatattttaaatatattggcatttaaaaataatgttCAATTACAAGAGGATAGTATCAATGATACACGATTCTTTTTAAACGCTATATCGAAAAGATTTAGAGACGTTGAAGGATTTGCTAAGCGTCAAGctaaagataataaattaaaggAACAAGAGCAGAGAAAGTTGATCCACCGATTAAATAGTAAAATCAGTGTTAATGGATTTCAGGAAAAAGATTTAGTGTTATTTTTGCCAACCAGAATAGACCGACCAAATGGTGAAAATACCCCtagtaatgaaaaaattcaacCTTGGGCTGCATTTAATATTGGCGCACCACActattttttgaaaactgaACAAACCAAGAATAAAGAATGGATCATAGGACGTGTCAAGAAGATTACTGAACATAAGGTTACTGAAGAGAATTTACAATCTTTGGAGTCTAATCCATTCCAATTGAGTGTGAATGTCACTTGGTATTTGGTTGAAGCTGACGAAGAGTAA
- a CDS encoding dienelactone hydrolase, putative — protein MASNPPRACCAQTNFHEGTPLGTHSEICGIDTYIVGESSNILVILTDIFGHKYNNVMLVADAIAKTGYKVLIPDILNDDPLKPGDDFRPWLPKHTPDITAPIVDNFLKRVKEELKPTFFGGIGYCFGAKFAIQNLSTTGYLDAAAVAHPSFVSIEEVKAIKRPIIISAAETDEVFAPELRHQTEDELAKLEGVRYQVDLFSGVTHGFAVRGDIKNPIVKYAKEKVLADQLAFFNSVIALRDQF, from the coding sequence ATGGCTTCTAATCCCCCAAGAGCTTGTTGTGCCCAAACCAATTTCCACGAAGGCACTCCATTAGGTACACATCTGGAGATTTGTGGTATAGATACTTATATTGTTGGAGAATCTAGTAACATCTTAGTTATCTTAACTGACATCTTTGGTCATAAATACAACAATGTTATGTTAGTTGCAGATGCCATTGCCAAAACAGGTTACAAAGTTTTAATTCCTGATATTCTCAATGATGATCCACTTAAACCAGGTGATGATTTCCGACCATGGTTACCTAAACACACACCTGATATTACTGCTCCTATAGTTGATAATTTCTTAAAACGAgtcaaagaagaattgaaaccaACTTTTTTTGGTGGAATTGGTTATTGTTTTGGAGCAAAATTTGCTATTCAGAATTTATCTACTACTGGGTATTTAGATGCTGCAGCCGTTGCACATCCAtcatttgtttcaattgaagaagtgAAAGCGATCAAACGTCCAATTATCATTTCAGCAGCTGAAACCGACGAAGTCTTTGCTCCAGAATTGAGACATCAAACCGAAGATGAATTGGCTAAATTAGAAGGCGTCAGATATCAGGTTGATTTATTCAGTGGTGTTACACATGGATTTGCTGTTCGAGGTGACATCAAAAACCCAATTGTCAAGTATGCTAAAGAAAAGGTTTTGGCTGATCAATTGGCGTTTTTCAATAGTGTTATAGCCTTGAGAGATCAATTCTAG
- a CDS encoding phosphoribosyl pyrophosphate synthetase, putative (Similar to S. cerevisiae PRS2;~In S. cerevisiae: involved in nucleotide, histidine, and tryptophan biosynthesis) gives MHERTQNSIKLIAGNSHPELCESIAQRLSLSIAKIGAFQYTNQETAVAIGESVRDEDVYIIQTGCGEEQINDFLMELLMIINACRVASARRITAVIPSFPYARQDKKDKSRAPITAKLVANLLQTAGCDHVITMDLHASQIQGFFRVPVDNLYAEPSVLRYIKENYKQSDIIMVSPDAGGAKRVASLADKLDVQFALIHKERQKANEVSKMVLVGDVTDKICLLIDDMADTCGTLCKAADVLLESKARKVVCMITHGIFSGNAIERLNNSKLEKVVCTNSLPVQDKLNRCNKIEMLDISSTLAEAIRRLHNGESVSYLFNNVPE, from the coding sequence ATGCATGAACGCAcacaaaattcaattaaattaattgctGGTAATTCACATCCTGAGCTTTGCGAGTCAATAGCACAAAGGTTGAGTTTATCTATTGCCAAAATTGGTGCCTTTCAGTATACTAATCAAGAAACAGCTGTGGCAATTGGAGAATCTGTCCGTGATGAAGATGTTTATATTATACAAACAGGATGTGGGGAAGAACAAATCAATGACTTTCTAATGGAATTGCTTATGATTATAAATGCTTGCCGTGTTGCCAGTGCGAGAAGAATTACTGCAGTCATTCCAAGTTTCCCTTACGCAAGACAAGATAAGAAGGACAAAAGTAGAGCCCCAATAACTGCCAAGCTAGTTGCAAACTTGTTACAAACAGCTGGATGTGATCATGTGATAACTATGGATTTACATGCATCTCAGATTCAGGGGTTCTTCAGAGTTCCAGTAGACAACCTTTATGCTGAGCCATCTGTATTAAGATACATCAAAGAGAATTATAAACAATCAGATATAATAATGGTATCTCCTGATGCTGGAGGTGCGAAAAGAGTGGCTTCTTTGGCTGATAAATTGGATGTCCAATTTGCCTTAATTCATAAAGAGAGACAAAAGGCAAATGAAGTCTCAAAGATGGTTTTGGTTGGTGATGTTACAGACAAGATTTGTCTTTTGATTGACGATATGGCCGATACTTGTGGGACCTTGTGTAAAGCAGCAGATGTGTTATTGGAGAGTAAAGCCAGGAAAGTTGTTTGTATGATTACACATGGGATATTCTCTGGGAATGCCATTGAACGCTTGAACAATTCTAAACTAGAAAAAGTTGTTTGCACAAATTCGTTGCCAGTACAAGATAAGTTAAACAGATGcaacaaaattgaaatgttGGATATAAGTTCTACGTTGGCTGAAGCAATCAGAAGGTTGCATAATGGTGAAAGTGTTAGTTACTTGTTTAATAATGTGCCAGAATAG
- a CDS encoding carboxypeptidase S, putative (Similar to S. cerevisiae CPS1) → MTEKSELPLHFKGESSSRKKVYPLFIGINFILVLCTLFFYRSYDSKTIKTPIEVFKTFIQEPHEPNSLCPIVPKVDPSGILHNPDTLNYILSDTNFHTSVRKKLMNAVKIPTEIFDGMKNPKSVKSLKELYELDPRWKSFEKFHDFLEKAYPLVHKHLKLKKVNKFGLVYTWKGKDDTKKPIMLTAHQDVVPVPHETIDQWTFPPFEGGFDGKYLYGRGVSDCKNLLIALMGTIELLLEENKFKPQRTIILAFGYDEEAAGKGAEEISEYLIDKYGSDSILQIIDEGDEGYQEVEGLKLVLPATGEKGHLNSVIDLFTPGGHSSVPPRHTSIGIMSQLINKIEDKEFSPILTNNNPVLGQLYCLAEHSTILNKSIKTSILKAQIDENANQQVVEYLSKDAETKYLITTSQAVDIIEGGVKSNALPEHVSVVVNSRIAVEENVDTVVSKLKADILTIADKFDLGLIIDNQEIIEPTVHGYFNYSLIERLEPAPVSPINGESWNVFGGSLRYLYEELIFPDLNDTFIVAPFLSTGNTDTKSYWDLTRNIYRYQPSIATKNSNIHSIDEKLDFEGHFHIIAFYYYYLQLVDGKDDKLFEP, encoded by the coding sequence ATGACTGAGAAACTGGAATTGCCATTACATTTCAAAGGGGAAAGTTCATCGCGGAAGAAAGTGTATCCATTGTTTATTGggattaatttcattttagttttatgtacacttttcttttaccGTTCATATGATAGCAAAACTATTAAAACCCCAATTGAGGTATTCAAAACCTTCATACAAGAGCCTCATGAACCAAATTCCCTTTGTCCCATTGTCCCCAAGGTAGATCCATCCGGTATTCTCCACAACCCAGATACACTAAACTATATTCTTTCAGATACAAATTTTCATACTTCTGTAAGAAAGAAGTTGATGAATGCAGTAAAGATCCCGACAGAGATATTTGATGGCATGAAAAATCCTAAATCAGTGAAATCTTTGAAGGAGTTATACGAATTGGACCCCAGATGGAAACTGTTCGAAAAGTTTCATGATTTCTTAGAGAAAGCTTACCCGTTGGTCCATAAgcatttgaaattgaaaaaagttAACAAATTTGGATTAGTGTATACATGGAAAGGTAAAGATGACACTAAAAAGCCAATAATGTTGACTGCCCATCAGGATGTGGTACCTGTCCCCCATGAAACTATTGATCAATGGACCTTCCCACCTTTTGAAGGAGGGTTTGATGGCAAGTATCTTTATGGTAGAGGTGTGAGTGATTGTAAGAACTTGTTGATTGCATTGATGGGCACTATCGAACTTTTATTGgaagaaaacaaattcaaGCCTCAAAGAACCATTATTTTAGCTTTTGGATACGATGAGGAAGCAGCAGGTAAAGGTGCAGAGGAGATATCCGAATACTTGATTGACAAATATGGTTCCGATTCAATACTACAAATTATTGACGAAGGCGACGAGGGATATCAAGAAGTCGAAGGTCTAAAACTTGTATTGCCTGCTACTGGAGAAAAAGGTCACTTGAACTCagttattgatttgtttacGCCTGGTGGCCACCTGTCAGTGCCACCAAGACATACATCAATCGGAATAATGTCACAATTGATCAACAAGATAGAGGATAAAGAATTTAGCCCAATATTAACAAACAATAATCCGGTCTTAGGTCAATTGTATTGTCTTGCAGAACACTCAAcaatattgaataaatcaattaaaacgAGCATTTTGAAGGCTCAAATAGATGAAAATGCCAATCAGCAAGTTGTTGAGTATTTGAGCAAAGATGCAGAGACTAAATACTTGATCACCACTTCTCAAGCTGTCGATATAATTGAAGGTGGGGTCAAGTCTAATGCTTTGCCAGAACACGTTTCCGTGGTTGTGAATTCCAGAATTGCAGTGGAAGAAAATGTGGACACTGTAGTGTCGAAATTGAAAGCAGATATTTTGACAATTGCagataaatttgatttaggtctaataattgataatcaagaaattattgaGCCAACAGTCCATGGATATTTTAACTATTCCTTGATAGAAAGATTGGAACCTGCTCCTGTGTCTCCTATAAATGGTGAAAGTTGGAATGTATTTGGTGGATCATTAAGATACTTGtatgaagaattgattttccCAGATTTAAATGATACTTTTATTGTTGCCCCGTTTCTCTCCACGGGTAATACAGATACAAAGTCATATTGGGACTTGACAAGGAACATATATCGATACCAACCAAGCATTGCTACAAAAAATAGCAATATacattcaattgatgaaaaattggacTTTGAAGGACATTTCCATATTATTgctttttattattattacttacAGTTGGTAGATGGCAAAGATGacaaattatttgaacCTTAG
- a CDS encoding dienelactone hydrolase, putative, producing the protein MASNPPGACCTQTNFHEGTPLGAHKEIFGLDTYTVGESSKVVVILTDIYGHKYNNVLLVADAISKEGYKVLIPDILKGEPVVSFDELQAWLPRHTPEITAPIVNGFLKKVKEELKPTFLGSIGYCYGAKYVIQNLSSSGFLDAGAVAHPSFVSIEEVKQIKRPLIISAAETDSIFPAELRHQTEDELAKLEGVRYQVDLFSGVTHGFAVRGDIKNPIVKYAKEKALLDQLTFFDSVQVLKSYL; encoded by the coding sequence ATGGCTTCCAATCCACCAGGTGCTTGCTGCACTCAAACCAATTTCCACGAAGGTACCCCATTGGGAGCCCACAAAGAAATCTTTGGTTTAGATACTTATACTGTCGGAGAGTCTTCCAAAGTTGTAGTTATCTTAACTGACATTTATGGCCACAAATACAACAATGTTTTATTAGTTGCTGATGCTATTTCTAAGGAAGGTTATAAAGTTTTGATTCCTGATATTTTAAAGGGTGAACCGGTTGTTTCGTTTGACGAGTTGCAAGCTTGGTTGCCTAGACATACACCTGAAATCACCGCTCCAATTGTTAACGGTTTCTTGAAAAAAgtcaaagaagaattgaaaccaACATTCTTGGGTAGTATTGGTTATTGTTACGGTGCAAAATACGTTATTCAGAATTTATCTTCATCCGGATTTTTGGATGCTGGAGCAGTTGCACATCCATCATTCGtctcaattgaagaagtcaaacaaatcaaacGTCCGCTTATTATTTCTGCTGCAGAAACTGATTCAATTTTCCCAGCTGAATTGAGACATCAAACCGAAGATGAATTGGCTAAATTAGAAGGCGTCAGATATCAGGTTGATTTATTCAGTGGTGTTACACATGGATTCGCTGTTAGAGGTGACATCAAAAACCCAATTGTCAAGTACGCCAAAGAGAAAGCTTTGCTTGATCAATTGACTTTCTTCGATAGTGTTCAAGTCTTGAAATCTTATTTGTAA
- a CDS encoding pyruvate decarboxylase isozyme, putative (Similar to S. cerevisiae PDC1;~spliced gene): MGEISLGRYIFERLYQLNVHTVFGVPGDFNLSLLDKIYETENEHGGGSFIWAGNCNELNAAYSADGYSRVNRGKIGALVTTFGVGELSALNGVAGSYAEHVGIVHIVGVPSNEAQKKQMLLHHTLGNGDFTVFHKMSMNICETTAFLDDLATACNEIDRCLRTAYTMQRPVYIAVPSNMVDMKVPQAMLDKSIDLSLEPNNVQSQNEVIDRILGMVSKASNPIVLVDACASRHDCKKEVKQLVEVTQFPVYVTPMGKGMIDEGGIGGEDLADASAFKNLAADLSSGTSVASRYGGVYIGSLSKPEVKEGVENSDLILSCGALLSDFNTGSFSYSIGTKNVVEFHSDHAKIRSAIYPGIKMKELMQALNKKISSVLINYVPKSVPRVKLVNTPTEVSAPLTQAWFWTRVSSWFKEEDIIITESGTAAHGILEARFPNNVVGISQILWGSIGYSVGATLGASVAAKEVDPKKRVILFVGDGSLQLTMQEISTMIKNGVNPYIFVVNNCGYTIEKLIHGLNAKYNNIQPWNHLQILSLFNAKDNQSVKISTVGEADDLFRSKDFGVNNKIRLIELMFSPLDAPKALVQQAKAAADVNRGNVL; this comes from the exons ATGGGAGAAATATCATTAGGTAGATATATTTTTGAACGATTGTACCAGTTGAATGTTCATACAGTTTTTGGTGTTCCAGGAGATTTTAACTTATCACTTTTGGATAAAATTTACGAAACTGAAAATGAACATGGGGGAGGTTCGTTTATATGGGCTGGTAATTGTAACGAGTTGAATGCAGCATATTCAGCAGATGGTTATTCAAGAGTGAACAGAGGCAAGATTGGTGCTTTAGTGACGACGTTTGGAGTAGGG GAACTTTCTGCTTTAAATGGGGTAGCTGGCTCATATGCTGAGCATGTGGGTATTGTTCATATTGTGGGTGTCCCTTCAAATGAAGCACAAAAGAAACAGATGTTGTTGCACCATACTTTAGGAAATGGTGACTTTACTGTATTCCACAAAATGTCCATGAATATATGCGAAACAACTGCCTTTTTGGATGACCTTGCAACTGCTTGCAATGAAATTGACCGTTGTTTAAGAACTGCGTATACTATGCAACGCCCCGTTTACATTGCTGTTCCTTCCAATATGGTAGACATGAAGGTGCCACAAGCTATGTTAGATAAGTCTATTGATTTATCTTTAGAGCCTAACAATGTTCAATCACAAAATGAAGTCATTGATAGAATTTTGGGTATGGTTAGCAAAGCTAGTAACCCAATTGTTTTGGTAGACGCCTGTGCTTCCAGACACGATTGTAAAAAAGAAGTTAAGCAATTGGTCGAAGTAACTCAGTTTCCAGTTTATGTTACCCCTATGGGTAAAGGTATGATTGATGAAGGCGGTATTGGAGGTGAAGATCTAGCAGATGCGTCTGCTTTTAAAAACTTGGCAGCTGATTTGAGTTCTGGTACTTCTGTTGCTTCTAGATATGGTGGAGTCTACATTGGCTCTTTATCTAAGCCAGAAGTCAAAGAAGGTGTCGAAAATTCTGATTTGATCTTGTCCTGTGGTGCATTATTATCAGATTTTAACACTGGTTCATTTTCGTATTCTATCGGCACCAaaaatgttgttgaattcCATTCCGACCATGCTAAAATCAGACTGGCAATATATCCTGGAATTAAAATGAAAGAGCTCATGCAAGCATTAAACAAGAAGATATCATCCGTGCTCATTAATTACGTTCCTAAATCTGTTCCACGTGTCAAATTGGTAAACACGCCTACTGAGGTGTCTGCTCCCTTGACCCAGGCTTGGTTTTGGACACGAGTTAGCTCCTGGTTTAAAGAAGAGGATATCATTATCACTGAAAGCGGAACAGCTGCTCATGGGATTCTCGAAGCAAGATTTCCAAACAATGTGGTGGGGATTTCACAGATCTTATGGGGCTCAATTGGGTACTCTGTTGGTGCAACACTTGGTGCTAGTGTAGCTGCCAAGGAAGTTGATCCTAAGAAGAGAgtcattttatttgttggtgATGGTTCCTTACAGTTGACAATGCAAGAAATATCAACCATGATAAAAAATGGGGTTAATCCTTACATTTTTGTTGTGAACAATTGTGGCTacacaattgaaaaattaattcatgGATTAAACGCCAAGTACAATAATATTCAACCTTGGAATCACTTACAGATTTTGCTGTTGTTTAATGCTAAGGATAATCAATCTGTTAAAATCAGCACAGTTGGTGAGGCTGATGATTTATTCCGGAGTAAAGATTTTGGtgtaaataataaaatcagATTAATTGAGCTTATGTTTAGTCCCTTAGATGCACCAAAGGCGTTGGTTCAACAGGCTAAGGCTGCTGCTGATGTCAATCGAGGAAATGTCCtttaa